In Lolium rigidum isolate FL_2022 chromosome 3, APGP_CSIRO_Lrig_0.1, whole genome shotgun sequence, the genomic window CTTGCGAACTGGAAGAGCTTGACGCACATTATAAATCGAGCATAACTGAAGATAAGGTGCAAAATGAGCATATCAAAACTAAAAACAGTAGGTAGAATGTAAAAGTGCAAAGGAAACATATATTCCCCTGACCTCTCGACGAAGTAGCAAATTAAGAGAAACACAGTATGCCTTCCTTAAGGGGCCTAAACAGCTCTTGTCCAGACTCTGCGCACAAATGAGCAACCATAAATGTGAGAAATGGGACTGATGTGAATATATAACAATCTGACATATTAGCAATGAAAACTAGGAGGATTGGGACCTTTAAGTGCTGAAGAAGTCGGGCATAAGTCCTGCATTTGTACCTTAGGTCTGCGTGATCAGGCCGCTTCAATTGCCCTCGCTACTTTCAGTTCAAAGTGAATATCTAAGTCATCCGACCCGAAAAAGTGGAAGATGTAATAAATTACTGCAAACAATGAGACTATCACGAAACCTGAGAAAAGTAGCTTTTGTCACTTATCATAAAGTCCACCAAGCTAGAGAAGTAGTTCCTCAAGAACTCTGATGCTCGTCGAACAAAAGTTAATTTCAGCTTCTCCAGTTCTGCTCTTTTTTCCCTAACCTGAAAGCATTTAAGAAGTTACTTTATTTCTGGTTTGGAGTTGCAGAATCATACATGAACTTAATGCAACGGACGTAAAACTTAAATTGGGTCCTCATCTGAAACATCAGGTCCCAAATACTCAACCCATCAATGGTATTCTGAGACAAAATATTTTAGTATCAAAAGCTTCTGCAACTCTGTTCCTTTGCCAATATAACCAATTCAAATTGTAGCTACGGTTTATTCGATGTTCAGGTTGTCACTATTCCATCGTTAACATGATAAAAAAAATGTACTGGGCTTGGTAAAAAACTATGAAGAAATAATAACCGAAACAAGGGTACAGCGGGAGATAACTTACAGCCCGCATGTTAACATAGGAGGGGTCCAAATTTGGCACTTCAAGGGAGCGAATGGCCCCAGTCAACCATTCACAAGCCTCAACATTTTTCAGCATCCGTGATTCTTCAAATGAACCTCCGGTTAATGATGCTGCAAACTGCATTTTATTTCAATGAAATAATGAATATTAGACATCATAAATTCACTATGGGAGATGAATATCCTTCCTCTCTGAACCATACCTcctgtggaattcgcagccgctcAAGCAATTTCTCCAGCTCTTCGACAAGTCCTTTATTATTTACAGATTGCATCTCCAAGCCATTATTACGCGATTCAATCTGCAAAATATGAGCATAATAAGGAATATCGTCAAACAAAATAGCAAGCTGATATTATAATAACAATAAAACATGGATCTTTCACTATTTGTGAGATATGTTAAATAAATTTTCTTACAGATACTGGTAAGGGAAATGTCAGAGACTACAGTTCACCGATAGAACCAACAAACACATAACACAATGTCACACAGGATcacaaaacaaaaatgagaaTGCTCTGTTTGCAACTGGGACAATGGGAAAAGGATTAATTCCTTGTTATTCAAAGTTGTGTTCTCCACATTTTGAGGGAGCCTGAAACTGATTACAAGTGTCCCATGGTCATACCCAAAAAAGGATCTTTCCCAGAGTATGAAACAAGTACAATGAGGCAGTTCTGCCAGTAATCTATATCGAAAAAAGTTACTGCCAGTAACAGGATAAACCAGTTGGAGCAATTAAGACGGTTAAAGCAGCTCATATATTTCAACAGGTTACTGCCAGCTGTGATTTGTGAAATAGTAAGGTTTACACTAATTCTTTTGGGTGGAATCACATTTCAGTGTCATAAGCGAAGTTCCATGGACTAGAAATAATCTACTGTTATGAACACGAGCTCTGCAAGGATGTATGCTATAACTAGCAGCCTTATACTTATGCATTAAGAAAGGCACACATATGAGGCTGCAGCCCTATAGTGGACTCACACACTTCTGCCTCATATATGTCTTTAGAAAGTGTCATAGGAAAGAGTTTACTAGTGATTTGTGTCGGGGTCGGCCGAGTGGCAGTTAGGAGTGGGCAGAAAAGCCGATGACCGAAAACTGAACCCAAAAAGGCCgagaagagaaacaaaaaaactgAGACCAGACACAAATTAATTTGGGTAGCAGATATGAATGATTCAATTCAATTCGGTAAGCAAGTTCCGGTAACCGATTTAACCAAAACGACCAAAACATAATTATCTGAGACCAAAACATAAGTCCATCCCACAAATTAGGCCCGTGCTGCCCAACCCACAGGCCACAGCCATACACATCTCGGCTTTCCTCCCCACTCGGCCACTACCCACCCGACCACTACTAGCACCACAGGCAACCCTAGGCACCGCAGCCCGCACTAGCCACCAGCCCGCAACACCGCTGGACGCCTGGACGCTGCCTCATTGATCGCCCGCCACCTGCTGCTATTCTCCAAGGGGCAGGGGTGCATGAGCCAGACAGCAAACACGTCCCCAAGCACGACCGACAGCGTCAACAAACACCAAACATTCCTACAACATGGATCTCTTCCAAGCTTTATTCTTCGAAATTTCGTACTTAGTACTGTCCAATTTTGGTGCTGACAAACACCAACAGTGCAACACACGGTCCAGTCATGACGGAATGCCCACCAGGAGTGGCAGTGGTCTGTGCTCTTTCAGGCAAAGACATCAGAAGTGTCTTACCAGCTCGAAGACTTCCAGTGCAAGCTTCTTGTGCAGGAACTGATAGTTCCAGGCTTTGATTTTTTTACGCGATATGTAACTCACCGCTTATCTTGGCACTTTCTGGTGAGATTTTTGTTTGGTCTTTGTAATAATTTGGCTGCGTGCATCCTTAGTTGGTGCAGAGGCCAGGGGTAATAAAGCTTCCATTTTCTAAAAAAGCTACCTTGCTTTGTGCTTGATACATTTGCTCTTTGTATGTATCTGTACAAACATGATTAAAATTATAAGGAGTACTTTTCACTTGGAAAGGTCAGGTTTCTGGTTGGGTTAGTTGGCAGCTAGATGAGGGCGAGCCCCTACCCGGTCTTTGGACCCTTACTAAGCCAAACCATAGCATCCAAAATCAAAGGGGGGAAACCAGCAGAACATGCCAGCTAATGACTAAAATTAGACAGTTTCAGTGCATGGTATATTCTGCAAGAGTGCTAAGTGTTTGCTTCGAGATAATTTAATCTCCAAACCATTTTGATATCATACTAGCAACTGTTCAGGATTAGTACTAGTTGCCACAGAAACCATACTCCAGCCAACTAGCTACATTCCTTGGAGTCAAAGCAAAAGGGCCAATTCTGAACTCGACTCAGTAATATTGTGGTTGCCAAACATGTCAATTGGATGGATTGGTATATTCTTCACTTCCAAATGACATCTACAACTTATCATATAGATTTTATGAAGCATACCGATGAAATATCTTCTCTCATATGTCTCAGCTTCAGATTGAAAATCCGCAACCACTCATCCATATCATCTACGGCTGCACTAGCAGAATCCAGACCCTGCAAAACCTGCAAAGTCAAGCAGTTGTCAGTCAATGGAATAAAAGTGTGATAGAAGAATCAACAATCATGATTTTAAATAAGTGACATACACAGCAGGGCAGTTTGATACCACAGAAAATCCATTAGCGTTGCAAAGAAATTTGATGACAGAAAGTAAATAATATAGAATGATATACCTCCTCTACTAAAGGCTCACTTTCCAGTAACTGATAGACATTAGCTGCTTCCAAAGCAACAAGCTCCTGCTTCAATCTCTCAGAGAAAGCATCGGCTTCACCTATTCCCATAACATACCTGCATCATCTAGACATGTCAAATATGTGCTGCCAAGAAGTCAGCAATGCTACGTTGAAACAAGAAATAGAACATAAATTAATTAGTAGATATGCAgctttaaaaatcataaattaaGCTTGACAGAAAAACTTTGCTACAAAAAATTAATATGATAATTAATAGCTATATTATACGGTTTGAGAATCTGTGTGAATTGGAAAAGAAAACTCAATGTAAGATATAACGGGTTCTTACGTGTCGAGAAGTGCCTCcatgtcctcctcctcatcctttgCTTGAGACACAAGATCATTTTCGACAGTAACTGTTACTGTTACTTTCCTCTCAGTTTGAGTAACAACAGATGTTTCTTGGCCATCTTGGTTACTCACTTGGTTATCTAGTGTCAATGCATTTTCCTACAAAAGATAATTTAAAAAATATCAAGCCGGCAACAATTAGAGTGCCTCAGTTTGTACAGAAAAAACTATCGTCAGCTTGAAAGGAGAGGGCGGCGGGTACAAGGGAAGGTCATAAGCAGGTCTTGGTAATAGGAAACAAAGTTTTATATGCACCTTTGCCCAGAGAGCTAACTCCACAATATCAATCCCAACAACTTTTGGAAGATAGCTAAGTATCTCTTTGCACATGTTCAAGATACAAAAAAGTAGGCGATTTCTGCAAAATAAATAACAATCAATTGTTAAAGGTCTCCTAGGTCAACACATGAATGTGATGTACCTTAACCTTACCATCCACATGGACACATGTTAGTCTTTTACTTTTAGTCTTTTGTAAAAAAATGCATAAACCTGACTGGGTAGCTCAACATGACGATAGAAAGCAAACAGACATTACATATGTACAGTTCAGTTTATATATATTGCCAGTTAAATACAGCGCAAAGAAGATGCAAAAAAGTTATTGAAAAATAATAGTTAAAAGCAGAGTAGATAGCACTTAAGAAAGAGAACTCTATTtattgtttgctaaatttaaaatAGGAGGCAAAACCAGCTAACCAAAAGTAACAGATCTAACACCACAGAGCAAACTTTCTAGGAAACAACCTGTCATCAATGTTTCGCATTGTCCATTGTGGAGGGGCAACAGTCTGACTCCTAAGGTTATCAAACCCCTGCAGTGCAGGTTATCAAAGAGTTAGAACTTAGAAGTGGATATAACAAATAGCTCTTTAACTACTCAACAGAAGAATGCAAGGGGGAGCTGAAGTACCAGAACAAATGTGCAACCACTAGGATCACTTGAAATAACCTCCACCTTTGTAAGATGTTTCAACTTGTAAAGTTTGGCCGGCTGAAGCAAAAGGGTCAGGTTAAGTTTCTATCAGAAGACCGAAAGAGTGGAGGAGAAGTACCACCACAGAACATAGTGCAAATCCGTTATCCGGTTGGTTGATGATGCGTATTATAATCAGATAGTAGGAATGTTCATGCACTATCATGAATCATAAGGTAGACAATGATTGAAAGATAAATGTGCATATGCACCATTAGCAAAAAAAATACTAGACAAATCAAACAGTTTTTAATCTGGTGGACAACAGTATAAAGCTATCACATAACTAATGCCACTACACAAGACACTGTGAAACGAACCTCGAGAACTGCCCCTGATGAATATTTCAATACTCGGAGAAAAGCTTTATTTGCCTCGCCTTTTGATGAATGTTTAGCTGCATGAAGTTGGTACTGTTTAGCAGGTGTTGTAAAAATCTTGTATAACAGAATAGTTATTACCAAAAGTTTCCTAGCACAGAGCAATTGAGCCATAATCAAATGTCATCAAAGCTACAGCTGATAAATAAAAATATTAACCGATCTCCACCACTAAAGAAACTAACAATGCATCTTTTTGTACATATCTTAAGTGCGGACAACAGTGACTGACGTACAGCTAACTGATTGCAGTTAACGAGTGAGGCAGGGATTAACTCCGAAAAGAAAATCTGTTCGAATTAGACTATATTCTTGAATCAATCCGATTAACCTGCTGCAGCGAATCTCTCCTGGGACCAACAATTGAACAGCAACTAAGGGTGAAGCGCACCAAACAGAAATTACATTATGTGATTTGAACATGCCGCCCATTGTGACACAACACTGAATAATCCAAACCAAATCTGAGCACTCATAGTGTGCTTCAAACAAAAAGAAGTCACCACTGGGATCAGAGctatctagatcatcttcttccttccGATCAGTTCCACGTGACAAATCCCTGACTAAGCTAtggatttatttatttaaatTTTCAGTCCCACCATAAATTTTGTGAACCGAAAACTGCACTGGCAATCCTACAAGCAACCCAGCAGTCTCTGTCAAAAGATAAAAATAGAAACTATGTGGGGAAACATAACTCAGATCTTGTACTTATATGAATAAATTTTGAAGGCCAGTTTCGGAACCCTGTGCTAGCGTCGATGATTCAACCACGGATTGTTGAAAGAGACTGTCTGCATAACCTGGACTGGAGAACTCCTGGGTCGATCAATTTCATCCACGGGTACAAAATGAGTACCTTCCAAGTCCCTAACCCGCTTTGTGACAAAGTATTGCAGACTCTTTCTAACAGTGCAACAAATCAGGTGCACAAAGGCCCAActggtgaacaaataaaaaactTATCTGATGCCATCCAATCCCGTTCATGCACCCTAAGACCAACAATGACACGTACTACTCCAACGCCAGCACCACCCACAAATTGCTTGCTCTGCTTTGTCCCGTGGCATTAGGGATTGTTACACGCCATCCACACATGTGGATCTGATCCCAATACGAGGCATCCATGTTGGAATGCTTCCATGGGTTGACTTAGGAACTTCCTTTAAAATGTTCCTTTATTTCCTTTCTGCTAGGTCAGTTTGACCTCTACCAATTTTTTCCATTCATAACTATGCTGTTCCTTGTTACTGCACACTGCAAATGATAGATTTTGGCAAGTCGGGTGCACAAACATGCTTCTATTACTGTTGAAGTGCGGGCAGCAGTGATTTTCCATGCAGGGGGCAGGTGGGATGGAATCGTCTTGGATGAGTTTGTGTACCGATTAGGCTCTTGAGGCTTGTGCACCTGATAGGTTGCCCTCCAACAACGATGACCATCTGGTCTCACAAGTTGCGAGTGCTCACTGCCATCTCTGACCAAATGCCTAAGCTCCATTTCAGACTGTGGTTCACGATGATTTAGCTAATTAGCTCCAGCACCCGGCCCGGCCTACTCAAGCTATTACCTGCTCCATTGCTAAGTTTTTGCAACTGATCCATGTATTAGTTTTATCTGGATGGTGAGAGCTGTAATAACTGACAAGTTCTTCGTGTGTGTGCACACTGGATGGATCTGGCCAGTGAATGTAGGCTACTTCCAGCATCAGCTGCAGCCCCAGCTTCAGATATATATATTTAATTATGTGTCATTGCAGGCTTGCAGTATGCGCTGGGATTTTGTTTAGGGCTTGCTTCAGTGCGAGATGCATGAAAGTTCACTAGGTTTGGTTGCTGGGAGCTGACCGCGTCAAATATGCAAAATGGATCTGCCGATTCTGATGAAACCATCGCCAGGCGTAGTGATCTATAGAACCGGACCAAACGCAGGTACAATCATTAGTTCGGCCCAAGCTACCAGGATCACAGCAACGGTCTCCTAAGAGTCATAAATGGGAAACAGCAAAATTCGGGTCCAAACAGGTTGCTACCCGAAGTAGCTCGCTTCTCGGGTCAACGAAATCAGCGCCTCGCTAATCGCTATAAGCCACCGCCTCGCTATAAGCCACCTAAAGGCTTACCCCAAGCCAAGCCAAGCCAAGCCCAACCCTGGCGGCAGCGCGAAGCAAAGCAGAATCGAAGCAGCGAACAGCAAAGCTAGGAAGCAACCAGCACGCGGGGGGAGATGGGGAGGGGGGTTAAAGGAAGGAAGCAACTGACAGGTGAGGGCGAGCACGCGGGGCTTGGCGAGGCGtccgagcttctcgaagatgccgCGGCCCTTGGCGACGCGGATGGAGAAGGTGACCTCCTCGCCGCGCGCGCCCGAGGCGGCCACGGCCGCCGCGCATGCCCGGCGCAGCTCGGCGTCGTCGGCGCTGGACTTGGCCATTCTTACGCGCGCCGCTCCTCTTCGCCGGCACTGGCTCCCCGCCGATCTGATGGGAGGAAGGAGGTGGGGGAGGGGAAGGGGTCAGGGGAACTGGTTGGTAAGAGAAGAGCACCGTGCTGTGCTGGTGATTAGTCAGGAAATCATTTTCTTCCTTTAGGACAGGCGAGGGAAGGAGGCGCGGGTGGATTGTTGGGCGTGGCGACGGGTTCAAGTTGACTCGGTGGGACTTGCGGTGGAACCGGACGGGAGTCACTCGGGCCTCCGTCCCTCGAGTCGGAAATCCTCTCTTCCTTCAGACACGCAACGCATGTCCAAGGCGACATAAATTGTGTTCAATTTAGTATGTTTAGTGTTACGgaacctaaaccctaaatcctaaatcGTCATGACCGTCACACACCGCTGACGCTTTAGCGCGCCCTGTCGCCTCCGCCTCTAAAACCTCCGCCGCCTGCCGCTGACGCTCTAGCGCACGCCATGTCACCTCCGCCTTCGCCACCTCCCGGTCTAGCTGCTCGACCTGAAGGGCGTCAGTGGTGAGCTGATCCTCCTCGAACGCCTCCGTGGCGCGGAGCTCGGCGAGGTCCGGACAATTCGGGTGGACTTCGCGGCACATCTAAACAACTTGATCCCAGCTAAGGTTGTGCTCGGCCATTGATGGATGCCAGGGTTTAGGTTGAGGTCTCCCCGTCACCCTCGCCggcgtccaccatatatagccacggcgaggCGGGAAACAGCGTTCACAAGCAGGTCGTTTTCGGCGCAGTCCCTGGGTTTGGGTTGTCAATGTCCATCGGTACCACATgcaattccggtacaaaaattgactcggattctggacttggtttgattgatggCTTCCGGaggtgagccaaagctattccggaAGGAATTTTCTTTCCTGGACGAGCCCAACTTTGAGAGTgtgtccgcggcttcattttctgctcgtggcacatggtgaaactcgtaTC contains:
- the LOC124703712 gene encoding exocyst complex component SEC3A-like; the protein is MAKSSADDAELRRACAAAVAASGARGEEVTFSIRVAKGRGIFEKLGRLAKPRVLALTSKHSSKGEANKAFLRVLKYSSGAVLEPAKLYKLKHLTKVEVISSDPSGCTFVLGFDNLRSQTVAPPQWTMRNIDDRNRLLFCILNMCKEILSYLPKVVGIDIVELALWAKENALTLDNQVSNQDGQETSVVTQTERKVTVTVTVENDLVSQAKDEEEDMEALLDTYVMGIGEADAFSERLKQELVALEAANVYQLLESEPLVEEVLQGLDSASAAVDDMDEWLRIFNLKLRHMREDISSIESRNNGLEMQSVNNKGLVEELEKLLERLRIPQEFAASLTGGSFEESRMLKNVEACEWLTGAIRSLEVPNLDPSYVNMRAVREKRAELEKLKLTFVRRASEFLRNYFSSLVDFMISDKSYFSQRGQLKRPDHADLRYKCRTYARLLQHLKSLDKSCLGPLRKAYCVSLNLLLRREAREFANELRASTKAPKNPAVWLEGSNSGGQNGSSADTSTVSDAYSKMLTIFIPLLVDESSFFAHFMCFEVPALVPAGAPNVNKNRSGANDPDDDDLNLMDPDGNDIKPDNTSVELGTLNDALQELLDGIQEDFYAVVDWAYKIDPLRCISMHGITERYLSGQKADAAGFVRKLLDDLESRISVQFGRFIDEACHQIERNERNVRQTGILAYIPRFAVLASRMEQYIQGQSRDLIDKAYTKLVSTMFTTLEKIAQGDPKTADIVLIENYAAFQNSLYDLANVVPTLAKFYHQASESYEQACTRHISSLIYLQFERLFQFSRKVDELTYTIAAEEIPFQLGLSKTDLRRVLKSSLSGIDKSIGAMYRRLQKTLTSDELFPSLWDKCKKEFLDKYESFVQMVTRIYGNEPIMPVAEMRDVLATF